From a region of the Candidatus Eremiobacteraceae bacterium genome:
- the rplO gene encoding 50S ribosomal protein L15 has translation MKLSELKPAPGSKTIRVRIGRGHGSGMVKTGGKGGKGQTARSGGGKGPDFEGGQTPWYRRLPQRRGVSQKSRSTKIFRTEYSVINLVDLEAWDPAVVVTPDALKAAGLVNKMRDGIKVLGSGDAPKKALRFSGVAFSSTAKAKLEAAGAKFEE, from the coding sequence TTGAAACTGTCGGAACTTAAGCCGGCGCCGGGCTCGAAGACGATTCGCGTTCGGATCGGCCGCGGGCATGGCAGCGGCATGGTCAAGACCGGCGGCAAGGGCGGCAAGGGTCAGACCGCGCGCTCCGGCGGCGGCAAAGGACCGGATTTCGAAGGTGGACAGACGCCGTGGTATCGCCGTCTGCCGCAGCGTCGCGGCGTGTCGCAGAAGTCTCGCTCGACGAAGATCTTCCGCACCGAGTACTCGGTGATCAACCTCGTCGATCTCGAGGCATGGGATCCGGCCGTCGTCGTGACTCCGGACGCGCTCAAGGCGGCCGGCTTGGTCAACAAGATGCGCGACGGCATCAAAGTGCTCGGCTCGGGCGACGCGCCGAAAAAGGCGCTTCGCTTCTCGGGCGTCGCTTTCTCGAGCACCGCGAAGGCGAAGCTCGAAGCAGCCGGCGCGAAATTCGAGGAATAA
- the secY gene encoding preprotein translocase subunit SecY — MTIWRNLANAMVVPELRNRILFVFGAFAAFVLAVYVQVPYVNITTWQSLINSGQFLQFIGFLSGGALQNFSVIAMGITPYINASIIMQLLTVVFPEVKELMQHGGEEGRRKVGLWTRWLTVALALIQAATMVVALSRQGVFELDKVPFSPTLYLVMVVLTLAAGTVWLMWLGEQITDKGIGNGVSLIIFVGIILRYPRYFTQTAQLAGKGGIDVGGLVIFALIGILALISIVFLYQGQRRVPVQYAKRVVGRKIYGGRSTYIPLRLNNAGVISIIFAISLLMFPQQIAAWASKSTAAWAQGYSQFMTLYFNYGGFLYNFVYFWLVVGFTFFYSEVVINIMDVGDSLKKQGGFIPGIRPGKPTTDYLQKILHRITIVAAVYLGLLAILPNMTQAFTHITTFYLGSTSLLIVVGVALDTLNQIEARLAMRDYRGFIKQ, encoded by the coding sequence ATGACGATCTGGCGCAACCTGGCAAACGCGATGGTGGTCCCGGAGCTGCGGAACCGCATCCTCTTCGTATTCGGCGCGTTCGCGGCGTTCGTGCTCGCGGTCTACGTCCAGGTGCCGTACGTCAATATCACCACGTGGCAGAGCCTCATCAACTCCGGGCAGTTCCTCCAGTTCATCGGCTTCCTCTCCGGCGGCGCGCTCCAGAACTTCTCGGTCATCGCGATGGGCATCACGCCCTACATCAACGCGAGCATCATCATGCAGCTGCTCACCGTCGTCTTCCCCGAGGTGAAGGAGCTCATGCAGCACGGCGGCGAGGAAGGCCGCCGCAAGGTCGGCCTATGGACGCGCTGGTTGACGGTCGCCCTCGCGCTCATCCAGGCGGCGACGATGGTCGTGGCGCTCAGCAGGCAAGGCGTGTTCGAGCTCGACAAAGTGCCGTTCTCGCCGACGCTCTACCTCGTCATGGTCGTGCTCACGTTGGCCGCCGGCACCGTCTGGCTCATGTGGCTGGGCGAGCAGATCACCGACAAGGGCATCGGCAACGGCGTCTCGCTCATCATCTTCGTCGGCATCATCCTGCGTTATCCGCGCTACTTCACGCAGACCGCACAGCTCGCGGGCAAGGGCGGCATCGACGTCGGCGGCCTCGTCATCTTCGCCCTCATCGGCATCCTCGCGCTCATCTCGATCGTGTTCCTCTATCAAGGGCAGCGGCGCGTGCCCGTGCAGTACGCGAAACGCGTCGTGGGGCGTAAGATCTACGGCGGCCGGAGCACGTACATCCCGCTGCGGCTGAACAACGCCGGCGTCATCTCGATCATCTTCGCGATCTCGCTGCTCATGTTCCCGCAGCAGATCGCGGCGTGGGCGAGCAAGAGCACGGCGGCGTGGGCCCAAGGCTACTCGCAGTTCATGACGCTCTATTTCAACTACGGCGGCTTCCTCTATAACTTCGTGTACTTCTGGCTCGTCGTCGGTTTCACGTTCTTCTACAGCGAGGTCGTCATCAACATCATGGACGTCGGCGACTCGCTCAAGAAGCAAGGCGGCTTCATCCCCGGCATCCGGCCCGGCAAGCCGACGACCGACTATCTCCAGAAGATACTCCATCGCATCACGATCGTCGCCGCGGTCTATCTCGGCTTGCTCGCGATCTTGCCGAACATGACGCAGGCGTTCACGCACATCACGACCTTCTATCTCGGCAGCACCTCGCTGCTGATCGTCGTCGGCGTCGCGCTCGACACGCTCAACCAGATAGAGGCGCGGCTCGCGATGCGCGACTACCGGGGGTTCATCAAGCAGTGA
- a CDS encoding adenylate kinase, producing the protein MTGTGLRVVLLGAPGAGKGTQARKLSESFAVPDISTGDIFRNAVRQRTPMGMAAKRFIDRGELVPDDVTIGIVEERLALPDAAAGFILDGFPRTVHQATAFDAKLAAMEKTLDAVIEISVPREILIQRLTQRATCTNCQASYHLTDAPPKTPGVCDRCGGTLVHRSDDSEKMVLHRLEVHDAQTAPLVSYYKGAGLLRTVDGTQPIDAVYDAIVAAAAPQGGRAA; encoded by the coding sequence GTGACGGGCACCGGATTGCGCGTCGTGCTCCTCGGCGCTCCAGGCGCCGGCAAGGGCACGCAGGCGCGAAAACTGAGCGAGTCGTTCGCCGTGCCGGACATCTCGACTGGCGACATATTCCGCAACGCCGTGCGGCAACGCACGCCGATGGGGATGGCCGCGAAGCGCTTCATCGACCGCGGCGAGCTCGTGCCGGACGACGTGACGATAGGCATCGTCGAAGAGCGTCTGGCGCTGCCCGATGCGGCCGCCGGCTTCATCCTCGACGGCTTCCCGCGCACGGTCCATCAGGCGACGGCGTTCGACGCGAAGCTGGCGGCGATGGAAAAGACGCTCGACGCGGTCATCGAGATCTCCGTGCCCCGCGAAATCCTCATCCAGCGGCTGACGCAGCGGGCCACGTGCACGAATTGCCAGGCGTCATACCATCTCACCGACGCGCCGCCGAAGACGCCCGGCGTGTGCGACCGCTGCGGCGGCACGCTCGTCCACCGCAGCGACGACTCCGAGAAGATGGTGCTCCACCGGCTCGAGGTCCACGACGCGCAGACGGCGCCGCTCGTCTCCTACTATAAAGGCGCGGGCTTGCTTCGGACCGTCGACGGCACCCAGCCGATCGATGCGGTCTACGACGCGATCGTCGCTGCTGCAGCGCCGCAGGGAGGCCGCGCGGCATGA
- the map gene encoding type I methionyl aminopeptidase, producing MITCKSPQEVAKIRASGRVTAAALEELIQAVKPGMTTKDIDRLAEAAIRTRGGEPAFLGYHGFTGSVCSSVNDEVVHGIPGGRKLRDGDLLKIDIGSLVDGWYSDMACTVGVGEISLEAKRLVEVTEESLQVGIREVRAGAHISDIGHAIQTFVEQRGYSVVRALVGHGVGERLHEEPPVPNFGRKGTGVVLKPGMVLAIEPMVNAGTWEVRTKPDGWTVVTSDGRLSAHFEHTVAVLPDGFEVLTAADEERYVNRLPERYSGATNDGGTLGAETSRRAQAG from the coding sequence ATGATCACCTGCAAATCGCCGCAAGAGGTCGCCAAGATCCGCGCCAGCGGGCGCGTCACCGCCGCGGCTTTGGAGGAGCTCATCCAAGCGGTCAAGCCGGGCATGACGACGAAGGATATCGATCGGCTCGCTGAGGCGGCGATCCGCACTCGGGGCGGGGAGCCGGCGTTCCTCGGCTATCACGGCTTCACCGGTTCGGTCTGCTCGTCGGTGAACGACGAAGTCGTCCATGGGATCCCGGGCGGGCGGAAGCTGCGCGACGGCGATCTGTTGAAGATCGACATCGGCTCGCTCGTCGACGGCTGGTACTCGGACATGGCGTGCACCGTCGGCGTCGGCGAGATCTCGCTCGAAGCGAAGCGGCTCGTCGAAGTGACGGAAGAATCGCTGCAGGTCGGCATCCGCGAGGTGCGCGCCGGTGCGCACATCTCGGACATCGGGCATGCGATCCAGACGTTCGTCGAACAGCGGGGCTACTCGGTCGTCCGCGCGCTCGTCGGTCACGGCGTCGGCGAACGGCTCCACGAAGAACCGCCGGTGCCGAACTTCGGACGCAAAGGGACGGGCGTCGTGCTCAAGCCCGGCATGGTGCTCGCGATCGAGCCGATGGTGAACGCCGGCACGTGGGAAGTGCGCACGAAGCCCGATGGTTGGACCGTCGTCACGAGCGACGGCCGCCTGTCAGCGCACTTCGAGCACACCGTCGCGGTGCTGCCCGATGGCTTCGAGGTGCTGACGGCCGCGGACGAAGAGCGCTACGTCAACCGCCTGCCCGAGCGGTATTCGGGCGCGACGAATGATGGAGGAACGCTTGGCGCAGAGACGTCGAGGCGGGCGCAGGCCGGCTAA
- the infA gene encoding translation initiation factor IF-1 — MEVEGVVVEPLPNAFFRVELANGHKVLARVSGKIRMNFIRILPGDRVLVELSPYDLSQGRITYRYK; from the coding sequence ATCGAGGTGGAGGGGGTCGTCGTCGAGCCGCTCCCCAATGCGTTCTTCCGCGTCGAGCTCGCCAACGGCCACAAAGTGCTCGCGCGCGTTTCGGGCAAGATCAGGATGAACTTCATCAGGATATTGCCGGGCGACCGGGTGCTCGTCGAGCTATCACCATACGACCTCAGTCAAGGACGGATAACGTACAGGTACAAGTAG
- the rpmJ gene encoding 50S ribosomal protein L36, translating to MKIRPSVKKICDKCKIIKRAGRTRVICENPKHKQAQG from the coding sequence ATGAAGATAAGACCAAGCGTCAAGAAGATCTGCGATAAGTGCAAGATCATCAAGCGCGCCGGACGCACGCGCGTGATCTGCGAGAATCCGAAGCACAAGCAGGCACAGGGATAG
- the rpsM gene encoding 30S ribosomal protein S13: protein MARIAGIDLPREKRIEIALTYIFGIGRPTALKLLATTGVNPDIRVKDLSDGDIQKLREQLEKNLKVEGDLRREITSAIKRLMDIGCYRGLRHRRGLPVRGQRTKTNARTRKGPKKTVAGKKKAKGPGGK, encoded by the coding sequence ATGGCACGTATCGCAGGCATCGACCTGCCGCGCGAAAAGCGCATCGAGATCGCGCTGACGTACATCTTCGGGATCGGCCGTCCGACCGCGCTCAAGCTCTTGGCGACGACCGGCGTCAATCCGGACATCCGGGTGAAGGACCTCAGCGACGGCGATATCCAGAAGCTGCGCGAGCAGCTCGAGAAGAACTTGAAGGTCGAAGGCGACCTCCGGCGCGAGATCACGAGCGCGATCAAACGGCTGATGGACATCGGCTGCTATCGCGGCCTGCGTCATCGCCGCGGCTTGCCCGTGCGCGGTCAGCGGACCAAGACGAACGCGCGAACGCGCAAGGGTCCGAAGAAGACCGTCGCCGGCAAGAAGAAAGCTAAGGGACCAGGCGGCAAGTGA
- the rpsK gene encoding 30S ribosomal protein S11 produces MAAAPKKARPRKKREIKNVSQGVAHIRSSFNNTIVTITDSQGGSIAWASSGNMGFKGSKKSTPFAAQMAAESAARKSMEHGMRTVEVYVKGPGAGREAAIRALQAAGLEISLIKDVTPIPHNGCRPPKRRRV; encoded by the coding sequence ATGGCAGCAGCACCGAAAAAGGCACGCCCGCGCAAGAAGCGGGAGATCAAGAACGTCTCGCAAGGCGTGGCGCATATCCGGTCGTCGTTCAACAACACGATCGTGACGATCACGGACTCGCAAGGCGGCTCGATCGCGTGGGCGAGCTCGGGGAACATGGGCTTCAAGGGCAGCAAGAAATCGACGCCCTTCGCCGCGCAGATGGCGGCGGAGAGCGCCGCGCGCAAGTCGATGGAGCACGGCATGCGCACGGTCGAGGTCTACGTGAAGGGTCCTGGCGCAGGCCGCGAGGCGGCGATCCGTGCGCTCCAAGCGGCCGGTCTCGAGATCTCGCTCATCAAAGATGTCACGCCGATCCCGCACAATGGTTGCCGGCCGCCGAAGCGGCGCCGGGTCTAA